Proteins encoded in a region of the Phacochoerus africanus isolate WHEZ1 chromosome 8, ROS_Pafr_v1, whole genome shotgun sequence genome:
- the LOC125132699 gene encoding zinc finger protein 350-like isoform X1: MTQVQGLLLFEDVAVEFTWEEWRLLDPAQKDLYQDVMLENYSNLVAVGYQSTKPIEIFKLKQGDKPWIEKESIHGQNFPEVGEVGDAMHWSLEIQNKHKNVERGHEHSSSGNIFHLHGNLVTLRQSHDKFDILNSNLDLVNQNKNCVAKKPDKLNRYEKSFLRTKHEKHYTGIKCSKYGNTICTNPRRNIHQTERGKKYQECTDCGKTFIKKSQLTVHQRTHTGEKPYKCLKCGKAFCRKAELNIHMQVERGIKPHGCSECGKAFSRKSQLLVHQKTHTGEKPYTCSECGKGFIQKGNFLIHQRIHTGEKPYGCNECGKAFSHKPCLVAHQVFHTGNPPYECNECGKAYFQKSSLIRHQRGHTEEKRYKCSVCGKGYSTKSILSRHQRVHTGEKPHRCSNCGKAFCHKSSLTKHKKTHMKEKCVGSVKVEKDSLGNHSSLSLTEPIQEKNSIKPETVEGPSVAVQTSLNISGFLAQGNIVLVGQPVARCAPSGDNGEFAQERTLISAVNVVVPSVTNYVVFYVPGNM, encoded by the exons atgacCCAGGTCCAG GGATTGTTATTATTTGAGGACGTGGCTGTGGAGTTCACCTGGGAGGAGTGGAGGCTACTAGACCCTGCTCAGAAGGACCTGTACCAGGACGTGATGCTGGAGAACTACAGCAACCTTGTGGCTGTGG GGTATCAAAGCACCAAACCCATTGAAATCTTCAAATTGAAGCAAGGAGACAAACCATGGATAGAAAAGGAAAGTATCCATGGTCAGAACTTTCCAG AAGTTGGAGAAGTTGGTGACGCTATGCATTGGTCCTTGGAAATCCAAAACAAGCATAAAAATGTGGAAAGAGGCCATGAACATAGTTcatcaggaaatatttttcaCCTGCACGGAAATCTTGTTACTTTAAGGCAAAGCCATGATAAGTTTGACATACTGAACTCTAATTTAGATTTAGTTAACCAGAATAAAAACTGTGTAGCAAAGAAGCCTGATAAGCTTAATAGATACGAGAAATCATTTCTTCGTACTAAGCATGAAAAACATTACACTGGAATTAAATGCAGTAAATATGGAAACACCATCTGCACCAATCCAAGACGCAATATACATCaaactgaaagaggaaagaaataccaggaaTGTACTGACTGTGGCAAAACCTTCATCAAAAAATCTCAACTCACTGTACATCAGAGAACTCATACAGGAGAAAAACCGTATAAATGCCTTAAATGTGGTAAAGCCTTCTGTAGGAAAGCAGAGCTCAATATACATATGCAAGTTGAAAGAGGAATAAAACCCCACggatgcagtgaatgtgggaaagctttcTCCAGGAAGTCCCAGCTCCTTGTACATCAGAAAactcatacaggagagaaaccctatacATGCAGTGAATGTGGAAAAGGCTTCATCCAGAAGGGTAATTTCCTTATACATCAgcgaattcatactggagagaagccctatggatgcaatgaatgtgggaaagccttcagtcaTAAGCCATGTCTCGTTGCACATCAGGTGTTTCATACCGGAAATCCTCCCTATGAATGCAATGAGTGTGGAAAAGCCTACTTTCAGAAGTCAAGTCTCATTAGACATCAAAGAGGTCATACAGAAGAGAAACGCTATAAATGCAGTGTCTGTGGGAAAGGCTACTCCACGAAGTCAATACTTAGTAGACATCAGAGAgtccacacaggagagaaaccccaTAGATGCAGCAACTGTGGGAAAGCCTTCTGCCACAAGTCCTCTCTCACTAAACATAAGAAAACtcatatgaaagaaaaatgtgtgggTTCCGTCAAGGTGGAAAAGGATTCCCTTGGGAATCACAGCTCATTATCTCTTACAGAACCCATACAGGAGAAAAATTCTATTAAACCAGAGACAGTGGAAGGGCCCTCTGTGGCAGTCCAGACATCATTAAACATCAGTGGGTTCCTAGCCCAAGGGAACATTGTCCTTGTGGGGCAGCCTGTGGCCAGATGTGCACCCTCAGGAGATAATGGAGAATTTGCACAGGAGAGAACCCTCATAAGTGCGGTAAATGTGGTAGTGCCTTCAGTTACCAATTATGTCGTATTTTATGTCCCAGGAAATATGTAG
- the LOC125132699 gene encoding zinc finger protein 350-like isoform X2, with translation MHWSLEIQNKHKNVERGHEHSSSGNIFHLHGNLVTLRQSHDKFDILNSNLDLVNQNKNCVAKKPDKLNRYEKSFLRTKHEKHYTGIKCSKYGNTICTNPRRNIHQTERGKKYQECTDCGKTFIKKSQLTVHQRTHTGEKPYKCLKCGKAFCRKAELNIHMQVERGIKPHGCSECGKAFSRKSQLLVHQKTHTGEKPYTCSECGKGFIQKGNFLIHQRIHTGEKPYGCNECGKAFSHKPCLVAHQVFHTGNPPYECNECGKAYFQKSSLIRHQRGHTEEKRYKCSVCGKGYSTKSILSRHQRVHTGEKPHRCSNCGKAFCHKSSLTKHKKTHMKEKCVGSVKVEKDSLGNHSSLSLTEPIQEKNSIKPETVEGPSVAVQTSLNISGFLAQGNIVLVGQPVARCAPSGDNGEFAQERTLISAVNVVVPSVTNYVVFYVPGNM, from the coding sequence ATGCATTGGTCCTTGGAAATCCAAAACAAGCATAAAAATGTGGAAAGAGGCCATGAACATAGTTcatcaggaaatatttttcaCCTGCACGGAAATCTTGTTACTTTAAGGCAAAGCCATGATAAGTTTGACATACTGAACTCTAATTTAGATTTAGTTAACCAGAATAAAAACTGTGTAGCAAAGAAGCCTGATAAGCTTAATAGATACGAGAAATCATTTCTTCGTACTAAGCATGAAAAACATTACACTGGAATTAAATGCAGTAAATATGGAAACACCATCTGCACCAATCCAAGACGCAATATACATCaaactgaaagaggaaagaaataccaggaaTGTACTGACTGTGGCAAAACCTTCATCAAAAAATCTCAACTCACTGTACATCAGAGAACTCATACAGGAGAAAAACCGTATAAATGCCTTAAATGTGGTAAAGCCTTCTGTAGGAAAGCAGAGCTCAATATACATATGCAAGTTGAAAGAGGAATAAAACCCCACggatgcagtgaatgtgggaaagctttcTCCAGGAAGTCCCAGCTCCTTGTACATCAGAAAactcatacaggagagaaaccctatacATGCAGTGAATGTGGAAAAGGCTTCATCCAGAAGGGTAATTTCCTTATACATCAgcgaattcatactggagagaagccctatggatgcaatgaatgtgggaaagccttcagtcaTAAGCCATGTCTCGTTGCACATCAGGTGTTTCATACCGGAAATCCTCCCTATGAATGCAATGAGTGTGGAAAAGCCTACTTTCAGAAGTCAAGTCTCATTAGACATCAAAGAGGTCATACAGAAGAGAAACGCTATAAATGCAGTGTCTGTGGGAAAGGCTACTCCACGAAGTCAATACTTAGTAGACATCAGAGAgtccacacaggagagaaaccccaTAGATGCAGCAACTGTGGGAAAGCCTTCTGCCACAAGTCCTCTCTCACTAAACATAAGAAAACtcatatgaaagaaaaatgtgtgggTTCCGTCAAGGTGGAAAAGGATTCCCTTGGGAATCACAGCTCATTATCTCTTACAGAACCCATACAGGAGAAAAATTCTATTAAACCAGAGACAGTGGAAGGGCCCTCTGTGGCAGTCCAGACATCATTAAACATCAGTGGGTTCCTAGCCCAAGGGAACATTGTCCTTGTGGGGCAGCCTGTGGCCAGATGTGCACCCTCAGGAGATAATGGAGAATTTGCACAGGAGAGAACCCTCATAAGTGCGGTAAATGTGGTAGTGCCTTCAGTTACCAATTATGTCGTATTTTATGTCCCAGGAAATATGTAG